The DNA region TGCTATGTGGGACCTAATACCGCTATTGAAATTGCAAAAGCATTAAAAAGAAGACTGAAGGAAACAAAAGTAGAAGTTTATGAAAATATAATGGTTTATGATTTTATTGTTAAAGAAAATAGAGTGATTGGAGCAAAGGCAATAAATGTGGTATCTCAAGAGAGATATTTAATTCAAGGAAAGGCATTTATTTTAGCAACAGGAGGAGCGGGAGAGCTTTATTATCAAAATGTCTTTACCTCGGAGATGACAGGGGATGGTTATGCAGCAGCATTAAGAGCAGGAGCAGAACTGGTTAATATGGAGTTTATGCAAATAGGAATATGTCATCCTACTATTCTTTTTGCTGAGTCGGGAAGTATGTTCCGGGCTCTCCCTAAGATTGTAGATGAAAATAGAAAAGAATTTTTGCCGGATTATCTTTCCGAGGAAGATAAGAGAAACTTATGTGTGCTTGAATTTAAAAAAGGAGCTCATTGGCCTATTTCTTATGAATCTCCTACAAAGGTAATAGACTTAGCAGTTTATTACCACATAAAGAATGGACATAAGGTATTTATGAACTTTATGGAAAATCCATCATATTTAGATTATGAAAATATCCCTGAAGAAATTCTTTTGTGGAGTGAAAAGACAGGAAAAGAAATCTTTAAGGGCACTACTCCTTATGAGAGGCTTCAAAAAATTAATCCCCAAATCATTGATTGGTTAAAACAATATAACATTGATCTTTCTAAGGAGCTTCTTCCTATTCAAAATGCCCTACAACACTTCCAAGGAGGAGTAAAAATAGGGGAAAATGCAAACACATCTCTTGAAGGTCTTTTTGCTGCAGGAGAAGTAGCGGGGGGTCAGCATGGAGCTAACAGACCTGGTGGTAATTCTCTTCTGGATACTCAAGTTTTTGGAAGAATTGCAGGTGAAAATGCAGTACTTTATGCAGAAAGGAATGATTTTGTGGAGTTTGAAATAGAGGAGGAAAGAGTTAATGGAGAAATCTCAGCAACCTTAGCAAGAAAGAAGGTAAAAGATGTAATATCGGAATATGGGTTTTTAGTAAGGATTGAGGAGGATATAAAGAATGGTCTTTTAGAACTTAAGGAAATTAGGAGGAAAGGGATATATCCTGACGAAAAGGGTCTTTCCTATTATTATGAGACTATAAATATGCTAGACACAGCCGAATTAATTCTCAACGCAATTTTAATAAGAGATGAGAGTAGAGGTCCTCATTTAAGGTTTTATAGGTTTTCTCCTCCCATTATGGAATTTGTTCCTAAAAGACCAGAATGGAATAAATATATTGTTTTTTATAAAAGGAATGGAGAATTAAAATTTGAGATAAGGGAACCTGTGAGGCCTAAGGTATGATTATGAAAGCGAAAATTGCAGTTCTTGAAGGATTTAAAAAACCCCTTGTAATAAAACATTTTGATATTCCTCCTCTTCCCCAAGGTAGTATTTTAGTAAAAATGGTTGCTTCAGGTATCTGTGGCTCGGATCTTCACATGGTTGATGGAGAGGATCCAAGGGTACCTTTGCCTATAATATTAGGACATGAGGGGGTAGGGGAGATAGTAGAGATAAATGGAGAGAAAAAGGATTTAAATGGGGATACTCTTAAAAAGGGAGACCTTATCATATGGGATAGGGGAGTAGTCTGTGGCGAGTGTTATTTTTGCAAAGTTTTAAAAACTCCTTATCTTTGTGAAAATAGGAAAATTTATGGAATTAATAGATCTTTTAAAGATTATCCTTATCTTACTGGTGCCTATGCGGAATATATAATTCTTGAGAAGAAGACTGAAATTTTAAAATTGTCTTCTAAGACAGATCCTACGGTACTTGTTATGGCAGGATGTTCTGGAGCAACTGCTGTTCATGCTATTGACTCCCTTGAAGATAATCTTCTTGATAAAACAGTAGTGGTTCAAGGAGGAGGACCCCTTGGTATTTTTGCTTTAGCTCTTTCCAAGTTTCAAGGAGCTAAAAATACTATTCTTATTACAGGAAGTAGTTTTAGAAAAGAAATCGCAGAAAAGATAGGAGTAGATGTAGTTCTTGATAGAACTATATTAAAAGAAGAGGAAAGAATAAATAAAATCCTTGATATGACCTATGGAAAAGGTGCAGATGTAGTTATAGAGGCGACAGGAACTAATAAGGCTATACCAGAAGGTTTAAGAATTTTAAGAAAGGGTGGCACATATATTGTAGTGGGGGTTGCGTCTCCTCAAGAGAAGGTTCCTGTAGATTTTTATGATGTCTCTTCAAAAAACATTACCATAAAAGGTGTATGGGTAAGCGATGCAGAGCACTTTAAAAAGGCAGTTTCTTTTCTTGAAAAGAATCAAGATTTGTTTGCTCCTGTGGTTACCCATAAAATTTCTTTGGATGAGATAAACCATGGATTAGATCTTGTAAGGGAAAGGAAAGCAGGCAAGGTGGTTATAGAAAAATTTTAGGGAGGATTTCGATTATGAATGATGAATCTTTAAGTGGAGAGAACTTAATAACTATATTTAAGGCAGGAAGACGTGCTCTTAAAGTAGGGAACTTTTCTCCTGCTTAGATAAAATAAAAATTATTTTTTATGTGGTCTCTTGCAAAGCAAAAAATGCAACAGCAAGAAGTATTTCAGCTATCACAATCATTATGACTCCTATGAGTAGTATTAAAGTAATAGTTCCATAAAGATAAAGATTTCCTGCTGTTTTAAAAGTACTAATGTTAGTCAGTTGAGACACTTCTAAGAGGCAATTCCTTAAATGTAGCTATAATCTTAATTATGTAAGAGAGAATTAACAATAATATTCCAAAACCAATTAATCTATCCCCAAAAGTAGAACTTAAGGAGAAGACACTAATCCCAATATTACCTATTGCAATAAATACAATAATTAAGCTTACGATTGTTAAAATAAACCAAACTTTTTCACTCCTTAGAACTTTATAGAGGGGAGAAGGTTCTCCCCTCCCTTTTTAAGCTGTAGATTTATTTATGAGTTTGTAAAGTGGGCAATATCTTAAAGCAGCGGTTAATACAAGAATTGTCCCAATTATATGGAGAATTACACCCCAAGCAGTCCCTGATACTACTCCCCATTTAGTCAAGTGAGGAAGAACTATACCAATGATAACTCTTATTACTGCATCAGTTTTTCCTACATTCACTTTTTTCACCCCCTTTTAAATTTGTAATAAGTATACATATAAATATAAAAAAATTCAATATGTTATTAAAAAATTATGGTTTATAATTTTAACTAGTATCTCTATGAGAAGGGAGTGAGCTTTAATGAGATTTATAGATCTAAGAAGTGATACTGTTACAAAACCAACAGAAGAAATGCGTAAGGCCATGTATGAGGCAGAAGTTGGAGATGATGGATATGGAGAAGATCCTACAGTAAATTTATTAGAACAAAAAGCGGCAGAACTTTTAGGGAAAGAGGCAGGACTTTTTGTGGTATCGGGGACTATGGGAAATCAAGTAGCTTTATTAACTTGGACTCGTCCTGGAGATGAAGTTATACTCGAATCAGAATCTCATATTTATTATTATGAGGCAGGAGGAATGGCAGGAAATTCTGGGGTTCAACCATTTTTAATTGATGGGGAAGAGGGGGTAATGCCAATAGAAGAGATCGAAAAAGCCATAAGACCTAAGGGGAGGGTTTTTCCTAAAACATCCCTTATAGTTCTTGAAAATACTCATAATAGAGCTGGTGGGAAAGTTTTACCTCTTGAATATATGAAAGAGGTTTATGAAATAAGTAGAAAACATGATATTCCTATTCATCTTGATGGAGCAAGGATATTTAATGCGGCTATTTATTTAGGGATTCCTGCTAAGGAAATTGCAAAATATGCGGATTCAGTCATGTTTTGTCTTTCTAAGGGGCTTTCTTGTCCTATGGGATCAGTTCTTGTAGGGTCTAAGGAATTTATAGAGGAAGCAAGAAGAAAGAGGCAAAGGCTTGGTGGTGGATTAAGACAGGCTGGAGTAGTTGCTGCATGTGGGATTGTTGCTCTTGAGAGGATGATTGACAGATTAGTAGAGGATCATGAAAAAGCTCAAAATTTGTATAACTTTTTAAAGGATATAGAAATTTTTAGTGTTAAAAAGCCTGATACTAATATTTTAAAGGTGAGAATTAAAATTAATAAAAAAGCAAGAGAATTTTTAGAAGAGTTTAAAAAATATGGACTTCTTGCCACAAGTTTTGATGATGAAACTTTAAGGTTTGTAACTCACAAAGATGTATCCTTTGAGGATATAGAAAAGGCAAAGGAAATCATTTATAAAGTATGGGAAAGTATTAGTTGACAGATAGCATTTTTAGTAGTATAGTTTTATAAAAACGTTTTTATATACGTTTTTAAAAAGGGGAGGCTTGTTATGAAAGGTCTTGTTGTGATTTTACTTTTTTCCTTGTTCTTTGTACCCTCTTTTGCTATCCAGGAATATCCCAAACCAGACAAGCTTTGTGCTTTAACCTTTGATGATGGGCCTGACGCAAGACTTACTCCAAGGGTACTTGACAAGCTTGAGAAATACAATGTGGTTGCCACCTTTTTCTTAGTAGGACAAAGGATAAACAGTAGTGTAAAACCTGTCCTTGACAGAATGGTAGCCATGGGATGTGAGTTTGGAAACCATTCTTGGGACTATAACCCCATGGACAAAATGGATCCTGAGATGATTAAAGAGTACATAAAAAGGACTAATGAAACTATACAGGCATATACAGGAAAGGTTCCTCAGTTTTTCCGTCCCCCAAATCTTGCCGTATCAAGGACCATGTTTGATGTGATTGACATGCCTTTTGTAAGTGGAGTTCTTGGTTTTGATTGGGCAGGTTGCGATAGAACTCCTGAAAATATTGCCAATAATGTTTTAAAAGGCATAAAAGATGGTGCCATCATACTTTTACATGACGTACAGCCAGAGCCCCATCCAACGCCTGAGGCTTTAGACATCTTAATCCCAGCTCTCAAGAAAATGGGTTATGAATTTGTCACTTTAACTGAGCTTTTTAAGAGGAAAGGAGTAGATCCTAAAGATCCAAAATATAAATATAAGCTTTGGGTCTATGTAGAGCCATAAAGGCAAGGTAGGGGAAATTTAGGAAAGGGAGGGAGAGAGGTTTTATCCTCTCTCCCTATATTTTTATTTTACTTCTTCTAACTTAACTTCTTTTAAGTAAACTTTTCCTATAGCGGGATTTGCTGTTTTTCCAAGCTCAAAGGAGAGATTTGCCCTTGGATCTTGAGTGTTGTTGAAAGTGAATTCAAGAGTAAAGGTTTGCCAATCAGTAGTGAGATTATAACTTTGGTTAGCATATAGAGCATAAGTTGTTGGATTCAAGAATTTTACATTTATATCTCTTGGATTTTCTGCCTTTGCCTGGAAGGTTAATCTATAAGTCTTTCCTGCAGAAAGTCCTACCCATTGGTTAAACTGGACATGCCAAGACTCCCATCCTGTATCTTGCACATCTACTATTGCCATCTTATTTGTGGTATCAATATTTGCGGATGCGGTTCCACCCATGCCATAAGGTGATCCATACCATAAGAACCAATCGTCGGGCCAATTTTGTTGATCGTTTGTGAATGGATATTCAAAGCTTCCATTATTTACTTCTTCCATGGTTACCCCTTTGTATACCTTGATGTAGTCTACGTACATTTTCTGTGGAAATACAGTGGTGTCATCAGGATATCCAGGCCAATAACCACCCACTGCTACATTCATTATTATGAAGAATGGGTGATCAAATACCCAATTTCCATAAAGTTCAATTTCTGGTCTTGTAATGGTGAAGAATTTCTGATCATCCACATACCATGATATTCCAATGGGATCCCATTCTATTGCAAAGATGTGGAAATCCTGGGAGAAATCTCCAGAAGGAAGAGTATAATTACTTCCTTTTCCACTTGCTCCAGAATATCCTGGACCATGTACTGTGCCATAGACTTTGTTAGGTTCGTGACCTAAAAGCTCCATTACATCTATCTCACCACAATTGGGCCAACCTACAGTGGTGATATCCTCACCAAGAAGCCATAAAGCAGGCCATATTCCTTTTCCTTTTGGAAGTTTTGCTCTAAATTCTATCCTTCCAAATTTCACATTAAACTTTCCTTGGGTTTTCATTCTTGCGGAGGTGTAATTGTATGAGCCATATTGGTCAGTGACACTTTCCTGTTTTGCTTCTATAACCAATACTCCGTTATCCACATATGCATTTTCTTGCTTGTAATATTCAAGTTCTCCGTTGCCCCATCCGGGAATGCCATTTGCCTGTCCGTTTCCAATCTCAAAGCTCCATATATTTTCATTTATTGATGTACTGTCAAAGTTCTCTTCCCAAACTGTCGCATACCAATACTTTTGTCCTAAGGCTGGTGGAGGTGCAGGAGGTTCTGCAGTACCAACCTTTATAAGTTTTACGTTATCAATATAAATAGTTCCATCATCTTGACCAAGTTGAAATTCAAACCTTGCGTTTTCGTCAGTTTCATAAACCATCTTAAATTGGAAAGTATAGGTTTGTCTTGTAGTAGTAATATTTATGGCATAGCCTCCCGATTGATCTACTTGCCCTGATGGACCTGGATTGTATGGGGTCCATCCTTTATATCCGTTTGCTCCTACCTTAACTCCAATCTTTCTATTTTTACTTGCCCATGCATCGAAGCTTACCTCATAGATCCCTAAGTACTCAACTTTAATTGGGGATTGCAATACTTGTACCGACCAACTATTGGGTCCTCCATTAGTTATGTCAACCTTTAATACTCCATTTTCTACTTTTCCTGTGGCTTGCGCACCATCTCCAATCCTAAAAAGCCATGTTCCTTGTGTATCAAAATCACCATTGGGAAGTTCTGGATAGCTCTCACTTATATAAATTAATGGTTTTGAAAAATCTCCATTTTGAAGAATGTTTTGTTCTGTGACAGGTGGAGTTTGGGGCTTTGGGGCGCAGCCTGTAATAAATAATATCATTAAGGTAAGAAGGAGAAAAGAGAAATATTTTCTCATTTTTTATTCCCCCTTTACTTAAAGTTTGGGAGTCAAATAAGAGCTAATTTGTTTTAGTGAATTCTGTTTACCTTATCCCTCCTTTCTTTGTTTGATTTCAGAAAATAACAAATTCTTTTAATATTAGTTTAAAACTAAGTAAATATTGTTGTCAATAAGGGGTTAAACCGATTACAGTATAGGTTTATTCTTTTTTTCTAAGTTTTACCGCAGTTCCATATGCCAAAATTTCTGCAACTCCTTGCATAATTTGAGTTGTACCAAACCTCACCCCTATTACTGCGTCAGCGCCTAATCTTTTTGCCTCCTCAATCATCCTATCTAATGCCTGTTCTCTTGCCTCTCCAATTAATTTTGTGTATTCTACAACCTCACCACCTACTAAATTCCTAAAACTTGCCAATATATCCTTTCCCACATTTCTTGCTCTTGCAGTGCTTCCTCTCGCAATTCCTAAAATTTCAGATACCTCGTATCCAGGAATATAATCAGTTGTAGTAATAATCATCTATCTTCAACCCCCTTACCATTTTATGTCTTTATACTTTTCTTCTTCTCTCTTACTTTTAATTCTCTCTTTTAAAACTTTTATGAAGAGGAGACCAAAGGCTAAAATCAAAAGGAGGCTAATCATACCTACTGGAAATGCCATTATAGAACCAACGATTATTAAGAGAAGCCATACTATCACAATGATAGAAAGAATAATGTAAGCAATTTTCTCCATCTCTGAACCCCCATGAAAATTGGTGCGGATGGGGGGACTTGAACCCCCACGGGGTTTTACCCCACAAGATCCTGAATCTTGCGCGTCTGCCATTCCGCCACATCCGCAAAATTTTTCTTTTATATTTTATCAAATTTTAGAAAGAAGTACCATGTATAAAGGCATTATCACAACACTAAATAAAGTAGTGTATGTAATCATGCTTACTGCAAACTCATAGTCTCCCCCATACATTCTTGCCACAATAGAAGAGTTTACCATAACAGGCATTGCAGACATAATTATGAATACATCCCTCATAAGCTTAGGAATAGGGATAAAAAATTCTAAAATTATTACAAGAACTGGAGTAATTAAAAATCTTCCTAAAAAGGTTAGAATAGCATCCTTATCAAGTTTAAATTTCTCAAAGCCCATGTGGTACATTGTTATACCCACATAAAATAAAGAGAGAGGAGTAGTAAGGTTGCCAATTAGTTTGAAGCTATCAAATAAAAATTTGGGAGGTTTAAAATCTATTAAAACTATTACAACACCTATTAAGAATCCAATAAAGGGGGGATTAAAGATCCTCTTTAATAAAACTAAGCTTAAGATCTTTTCTCTTTTTTCTTGAGTATCCAAGATAATCCCATAAACTCCAAAGCTCCACCATATGGTAGTATTCGCCATGTAGTAGAGAAGGGTATAAGGTGTAGCAATATCTCCAAAAAGAGCTTGGGACATGGGAAGCCCTATAAAAATAGAGTTAGAAAGAGAGAAGATTCCTGCTAAAAGTCCTCTCCTTCCTTTTCTTGTTTTAAAGATTATGGCTAAAAGGTATCCCAAAAAGTAGGATATAAGGATTGATAAAAATGGAATAATAAGTCCTTTTGCAGAAGAAATAAGGTCATTTTTTGTGAAAAAAGAAGAGATATTTACAATCATGCTTAGAGGAAGACTGAGATTTAAGACTATTTTGGCAAAAAGATCTGCGGTTTTTCCCTCAAACCATTTTTTATGGGTGAGTATATATCCTATGGCTATAATAATAACTATTTCTAATACTCCTTGTAGAGCAGAGAAAAATACCCTCATAACTTCCTCCGTTTTTTTTAATAAAGAATAACACAGATTGTTTTTTTAACTAAGATGAAAAACTTAAATTTGAAGTATGTAATATAGCTTTGCTCCTTTCATACATGTTGCAATTTTGTGTTTTGAACAAGCCTTGCTTATTTTCATTGGGAAGCCTTTTTAGGAGGGAGTCTGATCTTATTACTGCAAGTAAAGAAAATTTTCTAAGGAAAATTTAAGCTTCTTCTAAATCTCCTTTAAGAGTGTCCATTTACAATTAAAACCGAACTCAAGGGAAACCTTGAGAAAAAAATAAAAAGTGGAGGTGGTATCATGAAGTTTAAAGGATTTGCAGTTTTGAGTTTAGTGATTTTAGGATTGCTTTCCTTAGCTTATGCTTATGGCCCTAGGTTTGGAGGATATCTTGCTCAAACTAATGTACAACTTACCAAAATATCGGGTACAGTTAGTAAAATACTAAATACTCCTGCGTTGACAATAACAGTAAAGACAGCAAGTGGAGATAAAGAAGTAATTCTTGGACCCGCATGGCTACAGATAAAGGAACTGAAAGTAGGAAGCAAGATAGAGATAGAAGGATTTGAGTCTCCAGTAAGCAAGAATTTTAAAGCAGTTAAAGTTGTAGTGGATGGAAAAGAAGTTTTGAATTTATCAAAGAGTGTAAGTTATGGAAATCCAGGCTTTGGTAGTCCAAGAGGAAGAAGAGGTTTTAAAAATTAT from Dictyoglomus turgidum DSM 6724 includes:
- a CDS encoding YbjQ family protein, with the protein product MIITTTDYIPGYEVSEILGIARGSTARARNVGKDILASFRNLVGGEVVEYTKLIGEAREQALDRMIEEAKRLGADAVIGVRFGTTQIMQGVAEILAYGTAVKLRKKE
- a CDS encoding AEC family transporter; the protein is MRVFFSALQGVLEIVIIIAIGYILTHKKWFEGKTADLFAKIVLNLSLPLSMIVNISSFFTKNDLISSAKGLIIPFLSILISYFLGYLLAIIFKTRKGRRGLLAGIFSLSNSIFIGLPMSQALFGDIATPYTLLYYMANTTIWWSFGVYGIILDTQEKREKILSLVLLKRIFNPPFIGFLIGVVIVLIDFKPPKFLFDSFKLIGNLTTPLSLFYVGITMYHMGFEKFKLDKDAILTFLGRFLITPVLVIILEFFIPIPKLMRDVFIIMSAMPVMVNSSIVARMYGGDYEFAVSMITYTTLFSVVIMPLYMVLLSKI
- a CDS encoding YgaP family membrane protein, producing MNVGKTDAVIRVIIGIVLPHLTKWGVVSGTAWGVILHIIGTILVLTAALRYCPLYKLINKSTA
- a CDS encoding polysaccharide deacetylase family protein — protein: MKGLVVILLFSLFFVPSFAIQEYPKPDKLCALTFDDGPDARLTPRVLDKLEKYNVVATFFLVGQRINSSVKPVLDRMVAMGCEFGNHSWDYNPMDKMDPEMIKEYIKRTNETIQAYTGKVPQFFRPPNLAVSRTMFDVIDMPFVSGVLGFDWAGCDRTPENIANNVLKGIKDGAIILLHDVQPEPHPTPEALDILIPALKKMGYEFVTLTELFKRKGVDPKDPKYKYKLWVYVEP
- a CDS encoding FAD-binding protein: MQKIKGDVIVIGGGGAGLKSAISAYEKNPSLKIVLISKKPIGTGGVTANAFSDRMAFHATLSYTLPPENNYLYHALDIYKIGGEVSDYNLAEILARRSEEEISYLISLGVPFVRKKDGKIDQFLTDGSEYPRACYVGPNTAIEIAKALKRRLKETKVEVYENIMVYDFIVKENRVIGAKAINVVSQERYLIQGKAFILATGGAGELYYQNVFTSEMTGDGYAAALRAGAELVNMEFMQIGICHPTILFAESGSMFRALPKIVDENRKEFLPDYLSEEDKRNLCVLEFKKGAHWPISYESPTKVIDLAVYYHIKNGHKVFMNFMENPSYLDYENIPEEILLWSEKTGKEIFKGTTPYERLQKINPQIIDWLKQYNIDLSKELLPIQNALQHFQGGVKIGENANTSLEGLFAAGEVAGGQHGANRPGGNSLLDTQVFGRIAGENAVLYAERNDFVEFEIEEERVNGEISATLARKKVKDVISEYGFLVRIEEDIKNGLLELKEIRRKGIYPDEKGLSYYYETINMLDTAELILNAILIRDESRGPHLRFYRFSPPIMEFVPKRPEWNKYIVFYKRNGELKFEIREPVRPKV
- a CDS encoding family 16 glycosylhydrolase → MRKYFSFLLLTLMILFITGCAPKPQTPPVTEQNILQNGDFSKPLIYISESYPELPNGDFDTQGTWLFRIGDGAQATGKVENGVLKVDITNGGPNSWSVQVLQSPIKVEYLGIYEVSFDAWASKNRKIGVKVGANGYKGWTPYNPGPSGQVDQSGGYAINITTTRQTYTFQFKMVYETDENARFEFQLGQDDGTIYIDNVKLIKVGTAEPPAPPPALGQKYWYATVWEENFDSTSINENIWSFEIGNGQANGIPGWGNGELEYYKQENAYVDNGVLVIEAKQESVTDQYGSYNYTSARMKTQGKFNVKFGRIEFRAKLPKGKGIWPALWLLGEDITTVGWPNCGEIDVMELLGHEPNKVYGTVHGPGYSGASGKGSNYTLPSGDFSQDFHIFAIEWDPIGISWYVDDQKFFTITRPEIELYGNWVFDHPFFIIMNVAVGGYWPGYPDDTTVFPQKMYVDYIKVYKGVTMEEVNNGSFEYPFTNDQQNWPDDWFLWYGSPYGMGGTASANIDTTNKMAIVDVQDTGWESWHVQFNQWVGLSAGKTYRLTFQAKAENPRDINVKFLNPTTYALYANQSYNLTTDWQTFTLEFTFNNTQDPRANLSFELGKTANPAIGKVYLKEVKLEEVK
- a CDS encoding zinc-binding dehydrogenase, with amino-acid sequence MIMKAKIAVLEGFKKPLVIKHFDIPPLPQGSILVKMVASGICGSDLHMVDGEDPRVPLPIILGHEGVGEIVEINGEKKDLNGDTLKKGDLIIWDRGVVCGECYFCKVLKTPYLCENRKIYGINRSFKDYPYLTGAYAEYIILEKKTEILKLSSKTDPTVLVMAGCSGATAVHAIDSLEDNLLDKTVVVQGGGPLGIFALALSKFQGAKNTILITGSSFRKEIAEKIGVDVVLDRTILKEEERINKILDMTYGKGADVVIEATGTNKAIPEGLRILRKGGTYIVVGVASPQEKVPVDFYDVSSKNITIKGVWVSDAEHFKKAVSFLEKNQDLFAPVVTHKISLDEINHGLDLVRERKAGKVVIEKF
- the ltaE gene encoding low-specificity L-threonine aldolase translates to MRFIDLRSDTVTKPTEEMRKAMYEAEVGDDGYGEDPTVNLLEQKAAELLGKEAGLFVVSGTMGNQVALLTWTRPGDEVILESESHIYYYEAGGMAGNSGVQPFLIDGEEGVMPIEEIEKAIRPKGRVFPKTSLIVLENTHNRAGGKVLPLEYMKEVYEISRKHDIPIHLDGARIFNAAIYLGIPAKEIAKYADSVMFCLSKGLSCPMGSVLVGSKEFIEEARRKRQRLGGGLRQAGVVAACGIVALERMIDRLVEDHEKAQNLYNFLKDIEIFSVKKPDTNILKVRIKINKKAREFLEEFKKYGLLATSFDDETLRFVTHKDVSFEDIEKAKEIIYKVWESIS